A genomic region of Sulfobacillus acidophilus DSM 10332 contains the following coding sequences:
- a CDS encoding cytochrome bd quinol oxidase subunit 1 apoprotein (PFAM: Bacterial Cytochrome Ubiquinol Oxidase~COGs: COG1271 Cytochrome bd-type quinol oxidase subunit 1~InterPro IPR002585~KEGG: aac:Aaci_1938 cytochrome bd ubiquinol oxidase subunit I~PFAM: Cytochrome bd ubiquinol oxidase, subunit I~SPTR: Cytochrome bd ubiquinol oxidase subunit I), whose translation MSAVGLARLQFGVTTIYHFLFVPVTIGLAFLMAILETRYWRRPTPAQRQTIEFFGRLFLINFAVGVVTGILQEFQFGMNWANYSRFVGDVFGAPLAVEALAAFFLESTFLGIWIFGWDQVPPKIHNLSIWLVAIGTSLSAFWILTANSFMQEPVGYHLVHGRAEMASFGALLSNPQLWVEFPHTELAALATGAFVMMGVSAVFLSRGRYVEWFLPPFKLALGVALVASVLVVIIGHDQAQHLIQAQPMKMAASEALWQTTGLHAAWSIVAFFNPVTHHTWWALSIPDFLTILAYNRLSGRVLGIDTLERLYVHRYGPGYYVPPVLATFWSFRVMILIGFLMAGLAALGVWHLYRGRLLERRRYLRLMVWATGLPSLGNIMGWVMTEVGRQPWIVFGLEKTAQAASPFVSATDIWATLLGFGLLYGVIALIDLRLWIRIIRQGPELPAEPPSPDASYVLTPPGPAQSFEP comes from the coding sequence TTGAGTGCTGTCGGATTAGCGCGTTTACAGTTTGGTGTGACCACCATCTATCATTTTCTTTTCGTCCCGGTCACCATCGGACTGGCTTTTTTGATGGCGATTTTAGAAACCCGGTATTGGCGACGGCCGACACCCGCTCAACGGCAAACGATCGAGTTTTTTGGTCGGCTCTTTTTAATCAACTTTGCCGTGGGGGTGGTGACCGGAATCTTGCAAGAGTTTCAATTTGGCATGAACTGGGCCAACTATTCGCGTTTTGTAGGCGACGTATTCGGCGCTCCTTTGGCGGTCGAAGCGTTAGCCGCGTTTTTTCTGGAGTCGACATTTTTGGGCATTTGGATTTTTGGATGGGATCAAGTCCCCCCGAAAATCCACAATTTATCCATCTGGCTTGTCGCCATCGGGACGAGTTTGTCGGCTTTTTGGATTTTAACCGCAAATTCCTTTATGCAAGAACCCGTCGGCTATCACCTGGTTCATGGACGAGCCGAAATGGCCAGTTTTGGTGCGCTCTTAAGTAACCCGCAATTATGGGTGGAGTTTCCCCATACCGAACTCGCCGCCCTAGCCACCGGCGCGTTTGTCATGATGGGGGTCAGTGCCGTGTTTTTATCCCGCGGACGTTACGTCGAGTGGTTTTTACCCCCGTTCAAGCTAGCATTAGGGGTCGCTTTGGTCGCCAGCGTGCTGGTCGTCATCATCGGCCACGATCAAGCCCAGCACCTGATCCAGGCCCAGCCGATGAAAATGGCGGCTTCCGAAGCCTTATGGCAGACGACGGGCCTGCATGCAGCGTGGTCGATTGTCGCGTTTTTTAACCCGGTCACGCATCACACCTGGTGGGCGCTATCGATTCCCGATTTTCTCACCATATTGGCCTACAACCGGCTCAGTGGCCGCGTGCTGGGCATCGATACCCTAGAACGCCTGTATGTTCACCGTTATGGCCCTGGTTATTATGTGCCGCCGGTCCTAGCCACGTTTTGGAGCTTTCGCGTCATGATTTTGATCGGATTTCTGATGGCGGGCCTGGCAGCCCTCGGAGTGTGGCACCTTTACCGGGGTCGCCTCCTCGAACGCCGTCGTTATCTCCGCCTCATGGTGTGGGCGACCGGCTTGCCCTCGCTCGGTAATATCATGGGATGGGTGATGACCGAAGTCGGTCGGCAACCATGGATCGTGTTTGGGCTTGAGAAAACCGCCCAAGCGGCATCGCCTTTTGTATCGGCGACGGATATCTGGGCTACGCTCCTCGGCTTTGGGCTCTTGTACGGCGTCATCGCTCTCATCGATCTCCGGTTATGGATTCGCATCATCCGCCAAGGTCCCGAACTCCCCGCCGAACCCCCTTCGCCGGACGCGTCCTATGTTCTCACACCGCCCGGACCGGCCCAATCATTCGAACCGTGA
- a CDS encoding cytochrome bd quinol oxidase subunit 2 apoprotein (PFAM: Cytochrome oxidase subunit II~TIGRFAM: cytochrome d oxidase, subunit II (cydB)~COGs: COG1294 Cytochrome bd-type quinol oxidase subunit 2~InterPro IPR003317~KEGG: aac:Aaci_1937 cytochrome d ubiquinol oxidase, subunit II~PFAM: Cytochrome bd ubiquinol oxidase, subunit II~SPTR: Cytochrome d ubiquinol oxidase, subunit II;~TIGRFAM: Cytochrome bd ubiquinol oxidase, subunit II): protein MSLPVLWYVLIAVLFTGYLVLEGFDYGVGILLPWVGHSDTERRAVLATIGPVWDANEVWLITAGGAMFAAFPLWYASLFSAFYGGLALLLVSLIVRGVALEFRSQDRHPTWRRRWDYLIAGSSAVPPLVWGLAMGNVLHGIPLNAQGNFTGSLATILNPYALVGAAAALSLLTLHGALYLTLKAPIPVSDRAYRAAFRVGPVATVFYFAFVLMSYFDAHFIHRLGVDPGPIPILAGLGMVTVRLLLPRRNHPWAFWMGLLTIILSTASVFLALYPDLMISSLNPAWSLTVPNAAANPYSLKVMTIVAITVLPLVLAYQAWTYWIFRRRISLNETFHY, encoded by the coding sequence TTGTCATTGCCCGTCTTGTGGTATGTGTTGATTGCGGTATTGTTCACCGGCTATTTGGTTCTCGAGGGATTTGATTATGGTGTGGGTATTCTTTTGCCGTGGGTCGGCCACAGCGATACGGAACGCCGGGCCGTGTTAGCCACCATCGGTCCCGTCTGGGATGCCAACGAAGTGTGGCTCATTACAGCCGGCGGGGCCATGTTTGCGGCTTTTCCGCTCTGGTATGCGTCGCTTTTTAGCGCGTTTTATGGGGGATTGGCCCTCTTGTTGGTCTCGTTAATTGTTCGGGGAGTCGCCCTGGAATTTCGCAGCCAAGACCGCCATCCGACGTGGCGGCGCCGGTGGGACTATCTCATTGCGGGCTCGAGCGCCGTCCCGCCCTTGGTCTGGGGCTTGGCCATGGGTAACGTGTTACACGGCATCCCCTTAAACGCCCAAGGAAACTTTACCGGATCGCTCGCCACCATCTTGAATCCTTATGCCCTCGTCGGAGCGGCCGCGGCGTTAAGTCTCTTGACATTACACGGCGCCCTCTACTTAACCCTCAAAGCCCCCATCCCCGTATCCGATCGGGCCTACCGGGCCGCCTTTCGGGTGGGGCCGGTAGCGACCGTCTTCTATTTTGCTTTCGTGTTGATGAGTTATTTCGACGCCCATTTCATCCACCGCCTCGGGGTGGATCCGGGGCCGATTCCGATATTGGCGGGGCTCGGGATGGTCACCGTCCGCTTGCTGTTGCCGCGCCGAAACCACCCTTGGGCCTTTTGGATGGGTCTACTGACCATCATCTTGTCGACGGCCAGCGTCTTTCTAGCGCTCTATCCCGACCTTATGATTTCGTCCCTAAATCCGGCCTGGAGTCTCACCGTGCCTAACGCCGCCGCCAATCCCTATAGCTTAAAGGTGATGACGATCGTCGCCATCACGGTCCTCCCGTTGGTCCTCGCCTATCAAGCCTGGACCTACTGGATTTTCCGCCGCCGGATTTCCCTCAACGAAACCTTTCACTACTAA
- a CDS encoding Protein of unknown function DUF2329 (PFAM: Uncharacterized protein conserved in bacteria (DUF2329); Protein of unknown function (DUF3131)~InterPro IPR019282~KEGG: ske:Sked_30460 hypothetical protein~PFAM: Protein of unknown function DUF2329~SPTR: Putative uncharacterized protein): MTSAKRIGFALSAGLLLAALPMAASSAWAANNGTDQPIFREAPPLADLYAEKPLTGSQVVVLRQIAQKTWSFFLADTAPTTDLPYDNLGFAGAPPVGNYTSPTDIAMSLWAITAATELHLISPEEGYRRAQGELAAIQKLPKWQGFLLSWYSPTTGQPITGPGGSPVTSLNGQFISTVDNGWYASALVIVREAFPRLAPQATALLNAMNFGVFYHGGDETTDITAGQLSGGYVVGQGPTSWQYGNLNTDPRIAVYMGIGTGTVPGDVWWRTWRTLPADFTWQTQTPQGYWQTYSDPYSHQDFSVYEGHYVYQGISYVPSWGGSAFEALMAPLVVPEGVWGTRNFGLNNINYAEAGIFYAKSLKDPVWGFSPASVPGTSGAYEAYGAYPLGSGGPANAYASTAVAPYASFIALPWIPQQAFRNIQRLMSRYAVLGPDGFYDAVNPTTGQVAPRYLVLDQGMILAAIDDTLEQGGLQRYWAVDPVGERIKPYLQEERFSIQPVAGLSLSQGTP, from the coding sequence ATGACAAGCGCGAAGCGTATCGGCTTTGCCCTGAGTGCCGGACTCCTCTTGGCGGCTTTGCCGATGGCGGCTTCCTCGGCCTGGGCGGCCAATAACGGAACCGACCAGCCGATATTTCGGGAGGCCCCGCCATTAGCCGATTTGTATGCGGAAAAGCCTTTAACCGGTAGCCAAGTCGTGGTACTGCGTCAGATTGCCCAAAAAACCTGGTCGTTCTTTTTGGCCGATACCGCCCCGACAACGGATTTGCCCTATGATAATTTGGGATTTGCCGGAGCACCGCCGGTGGGCAATTATACGTCGCCCACCGACATTGCCATGTCCCTCTGGGCTATCACGGCTGCGACCGAATTACATCTGATTTCGCCCGAAGAAGGCTATCGGCGGGCCCAGGGTGAATTGGCCGCCATTCAAAAACTCCCTAAATGGCAAGGGTTTCTTTTGAGCTGGTATTCCCCCACTACAGGACAGCCTATCACGGGACCCGGCGGGTCCCCCGTCACCTCGTTAAACGGACAATTTATCTCGACGGTGGATAACGGGTGGTACGCGTCGGCGTTGGTCATCGTGCGGGAAGCCTTTCCCCGCTTGGCCCCTCAGGCCACCGCGCTCTTAAATGCCATGAATTTCGGTGTTTTTTATCATGGCGGGGATGAGACGACGGACATTACGGCGGGCCAGTTGTCGGGTGGTTATGTGGTCGGGCAAGGACCGACCTCGTGGCAATACGGCAATTTAAATACCGACCCGCGGATTGCCGTCTATATGGGCATAGGCACCGGTACCGTTCCCGGGGATGTCTGGTGGCGCACCTGGCGGACGTTGCCGGCCGATTTTACGTGGCAGACCCAAACGCCCCAAGGATATTGGCAAACCTATTCGGATCCGTATTCTCATCAGGACTTTTCCGTGTATGAAGGCCATTATGTCTATCAGGGCATCTCGTACGTGCCGAGTTGGGGCGGCAGTGCCTTTGAAGCCTTAATGGCGCCGTTGGTGGTGCCGGAGGGGGTATGGGGAACGCGGAATTTCGGGCTTAACAACATCAATTATGCCGAGGCGGGGATTTTCTACGCCAAAAGCCTGAAGGATCCGGTCTGGGGATTTTCGCCGGCCAGCGTCCCGGGTACAAGCGGGGCCTATGAAGCCTATGGCGCTTATCCGCTCGGATCGGGCGGGCCGGCAAACGCCTATGCATCAACGGCGGTCGCCCCTTATGCCTCGTTTATCGCCTTGCCGTGGATTCCCCAACAAGCGTTTCGGAATATTCAGCGTCTCATGTCCCGATATGCCGTCCTAGGGCCCGATGGATTTTACGACGCGGTCAATCCCACCACCGGGCAAGTGGCGCCCCGTTACCTCGTTCTTGACCAAGGCATGATTTTGGCCGCGATTGATGACACGTTGGAGCAGGGGGGACTGCAACGATACTGGGCCGTCGATCCTGTCGGAGAGCGCATAAAACCGTATCTCCAAGAAGAACGGTTTTCGATTCAACCCGTTGCCGGTCTGTCTCTTTCGCAAGGAACGCCCTAG
- a CDS encoding transcriptional regulator, LacI family (PFAM: Bacterial regulatory proteins, lacI family; family~COGs: COG1609 Transcriptional regulators~InterPro IPR000843:IPR001761~KEGG: gym:GYMC10_5949 transcriptional regulator, LacI family~PFAM: HTH transcriptional regulator, LacI; Periplasmic binding protein/LacI transcriptional regulator~SMART: HTH transcriptional regulator, LacI~SPTR: LacI-family regulatory protein;~manually curated) encodes MTTIRDVARAANVSVSTVSLALHHPHRVSEETRERVRRAAEQLQYQPNGIARDLRMRRTHTIAVFLHNLSGPFYSELISGVESVAETLALTAIVTRASVTKQQGSHRLLREGRVDGAIVLDPHIESEELCRYASENLPVVVLDRALGGVLQSDYITAVAADHLDGGYRAGQHLLAQGFRRMAFIAGPIDSEHSRLRQIGFFRALDEAGIDTVKVPVVHGDFTESGGYRAMDSLLDTGIPWDGIFAANDEMAIGALQCLTDHGRHVPEDVGLMGFDDIRLARYLHPSLTTVRQPMYELGVAAMRQLEKALAGQTRIPPITLPTTLIIRESTQRGTQQGGSIHATI; translated from the coding sequence CTGACTACCATCCGCGATGTCGCACGGGCAGCCAATGTATCCGTCTCAACCGTTTCCCTCGCTTTACACCACCCCCATCGGGTATCGGAAGAAACCCGTGAACGGGTGCGCCGAGCGGCAGAACAATTACAATATCAACCGAACGGGATTGCCCGCGACCTGCGCATGCGCCGCACCCACACCATCGCCGTATTTTTACATAATTTAAGCGGTCCCTTTTATTCCGAGTTAATCTCGGGGGTCGAATCGGTCGCGGAAACGCTCGCCCTGACCGCTATCGTAACGCGGGCATCGGTTACCAAGCAACAAGGATCCCACCGCCTCTTGCGGGAAGGCCGCGTTGACGGGGCCATCGTACTCGATCCCCATATCGAATCGGAAGAACTGTGTCGTTATGCCTCGGAAAACTTGCCCGTAGTGGTGCTGGACCGGGCGCTCGGCGGGGTCCTCCAGTCGGATTACATTACCGCCGTAGCCGCCGATCATTTAGACGGCGGGTACCGGGCCGGTCAACACCTCTTGGCGCAAGGGTTTCGTCGCATGGCGTTTATTGCCGGCCCGATCGATTCGGAACACAGTCGCTTGCGTCAAATCGGTTTTTTTCGGGCATTAGACGAAGCCGGTATCGATACCGTCAAAGTCCCGGTGGTACATGGCGATTTCACCGAATCCGGCGGCTATCGGGCCATGGACAGCTTGTTGGACACCGGTATTCCCTGGGACGGCATATTTGCCGCCAACGACGAAATGGCGATTGGGGCTTTGCAATGCCTAACCGACCACGGGCGGCACGTTCCCGAGGACGTCGGGCTGATGGGTTTTGACGACATTCGCTTGGCGCGTTATCTCCATCCGTCGCTGACTACCGTCCGCCAACCGATGTATGAGTTAGGGGTTGCGGCGATGCGGCAATTAGAAAAAGCCCTGGCCGGTCAAACGCGGATCCCACCCATCACTCTCCCCACCACCCTAATCATTCGCGAATCGACCCAACGCGGCACGCAGCAAGGAGGATCCATCCATGCCACAATTTGA
- a CDS encoding Beta-galactosidase (PFAM: Beta-galactosidase trimerisation domain; Glycosyl hydrolases family 35~COGs: COG1874 Beta-galactosidase~InterPro IPR001944~KEGG: atm:ANT_26290 putative glycosyl hydrolase~PFAM: Glycoside hydrolase, family 35~PRIAM: Beta-galactosidase~SPTR: Glycoside hydrolase family 35): MPQFEFHHRSFWLDGTPFVPFGGEFHYFRADPAHWADRLKAMRDLHINLLSTYIPWIWHAPHPDVIDFRGRSHPQRNLIRFIELAHQAGLLVFIRPGPYVMAELRQEGIPAWVSDRYPEVLAQGPGGQRHPTGMVSYLHPTFLQLVKKWYEAVADALRPYFAENGGPIVMTQLDNEVGMLHWVSQLPDQRTDITPELPLDVQAAPGHAAYWQAAEYWSAYRAQYLHTLHDWAEAFGFPRPFVVNVHGFRDFSVYSRGVDYPVGLAQLEKTHRLADTVLGGDFYPGHVTYDNFHDLVLAALFTNAVNRPEAPGFSPEFQSGRFQDRPHIDPSDLDLAARATLAAGFNGINWYMLVGGQNPENIGLFGSRHLWQAPLPETGDSRPSAAVVGHLGALLATYHASLPLTRPVSEVTLGFYPPYYLTDTNPDAYPDTTGIVTQIIHQRQHEQFDGVARMLVAANLVLDAQVVNRPDALSGVEVLFLPATRYLDRSTQERLVDYVHEGGTLILGPDIPDRDLDGHPVTVLRDGLQLPEPVEEGHRGLISVLDWHSIYAPRYWAFSPQQEAERLAFVEGQPEKWVAFRRVAGRGSVTVLGCGCSDSYDYYHAVMRDLLARLGIPGALSTSNTRLHVTYRQTPSNQAPAGFLFVQNYHDSEENAAIRLYTPQKTYVWEVMLNPRQGLMLPFGGIEVVPGHLAVQSTTAEMTFDGEVLAIHRGPTAGHAQLTRQPGASCDVLLLQGSATVAHHPDAIDIQWSSQSCPRPILLLTRRNVSMT; the protein is encoded by the coding sequence ATGCCACAATTTGAATTTCATCATCGATCCTTTTGGCTCGACGGAACGCCTTTCGTGCCATTTGGCGGAGAATTCCACTATTTCCGGGCCGATCCCGCCCATTGGGCGGACCGGCTAAAGGCCATGCGCGACCTCCATATCAATTTGCTCAGTACCTATATTCCCTGGATTTGGCACGCACCCCATCCGGACGTGATCGATTTTCGCGGACGAAGCCATCCCCAAAGAAATCTGATTCGTTTTATTGAACTGGCCCACCAAGCCGGGCTCTTGGTGTTCATTCGCCCGGGCCCTTATGTGATGGCCGAACTAAGACAAGAAGGCATTCCGGCTTGGGTGTCGGACCGTTATCCCGAAGTGTTGGCCCAGGGTCCAGGTGGGCAACGTCATCCGACCGGCATGGTATCCTACCTTCACCCGACGTTTTTGCAATTGGTGAAAAAGTGGTATGAAGCCGTTGCCGATGCCCTTCGCCCCTATTTTGCGGAAAACGGCGGTCCCATTGTCATGACCCAACTGGATAACGAGGTGGGCATGCTCCATTGGGTCAGTCAATTGCCGGATCAGCGGACCGATATCACCCCCGAATTGCCGTTAGATGTTCAGGCGGCGCCCGGTCACGCCGCCTATTGGCAAGCGGCGGAGTATTGGTCGGCATATCGGGCCCAGTATCTTCATACGTTACATGACTGGGCCGAAGCGTTCGGATTCCCTCGGCCCTTCGTCGTCAACGTCCACGGATTTCGCGACTTCTCAGTATACAGTCGGGGCGTGGACTACCCCGTCGGCTTGGCCCAATTGGAAAAAACCCATCGATTGGCCGATACCGTCTTGGGGGGGGATTTTTATCCCGGTCACGTCACCTATGATAACTTTCACGATCTCGTTCTGGCCGCCCTTTTCACCAACGCGGTAAATCGGCCGGAGGCACCGGGTTTTTCACCCGAATTTCAATCGGGGCGGTTTCAGGACCGACCCCATATTGACCCGTCGGACCTGGACTTGGCCGCACGCGCGACCCTGGCGGCCGGATTCAACGGGATTAACTGGTATATGCTGGTCGGCGGGCAGAACCCCGAAAATATTGGCCTTTTCGGGTCTCGCCATCTGTGGCAAGCACCTTTACCGGAGACCGGCGACAGTCGCCCCTCGGCGGCCGTCGTTGGCCATCTGGGAGCGCTTTTGGCGACGTATCACGCCAGCTTGCCGCTAACGCGGCCCGTCTCCGAGGTCACCCTGGGGTTTTATCCCCCCTATTACCTCACCGACACCAACCCGGATGCCTATCCCGACACGACCGGGATTGTGACCCAAATCATTCACCAGCGGCAGCATGAGCAGTTCGACGGCGTCGCCCGCATGCTGGTGGCCGCTAACCTGGTTCTAGACGCCCAAGTGGTCAATCGACCCGATGCACTCAGCGGCGTAGAGGTTCTCTTTCTGCCCGCCACCCGTTATCTGGACCGCTCGACGCAAGAACGGTTGGTCGATTATGTCCATGAAGGGGGCACGTTGATTTTGGGGCCCGACATCCCTGATCGGGACCTGGACGGCCATCCCGTCACGGTGTTACGAGACGGCCTGCAACTCCCCGAACCCGTCGAGGAGGGCCACAGAGGACTCATCTCGGTGCTGGATTGGCACAGCATTTATGCTCCTCGGTATTGGGCGTTCTCCCCCCAGCAGGAGGCGGAACGGCTCGCGTTTGTGGAAGGACAGCCCGAAAAATGGGTGGCGTTTCGACGGGTTGCGGGTCGCGGGTCGGTCACCGTTCTCGGGTGCGGGTGCTCGGACAGTTATGACTATTATCATGCCGTGATGCGCGATCTGTTGGCTCGGTTGGGCATCCCCGGGGCCCTCAGTACAAGCAACACCCGGCTTCACGTCACCTATCGGCAAACCCCATCCAATCAGGCACCTGCCGGGTTTCTCTTTGTTCAGAATTATCACGACAGCGAGGAAAATGCGGCCATTCGGCTTTATACGCCCCAAAAAACTTACGTATGGGAGGTGATGCTCAATCCGCGGCAAGGACTCATGTTGCCCTTTGGAGGCATCGAGGTGGTACCCGGACATCTGGCCGTCCAATCCACCACCGCGGAAATGACATTCGACGGAGAGGTCTTAGCCATTCATCGCGGACCGACCGCCGGTCACGCACAGCTAACTCGACAACCCGGTGCATCCTGCGACGTCCTTCTGTTGCAGGGATCCGCCACGGTCGCTCATCATCCGGATGCTATTGACATTCAATGGTCATCCCAGAGCTGTCCGCGACCGATTTTGTTACTCACTCGGCGAAACGTTTCGATGACTTAA
- a CDS encoding ABC-type transporter, periplasmic subunit (PFAM: Bacterial extracellular solute-binding proteins, family 5 Middle~COGs: COG0747 ABC-type dipeptide transport system periplasmic component~InterPro IPR000914~KEGG: aac:Aaci_1900 extracellular solute-binding protein family 5~PFAM: Bacterial extracellular solute-binding protein, family 5~SPTR: Extracellular solute-binding protein family 5) yields the protein MKIVGLLRRGWLPSTVALASAAVLAGCGQSGTTTAASNAPQHALQVIPGLNGAFQDNFNPYSGSALSGTLGLIYQPLFYFNLVGTQVYPLIGKSYQWSNNNQTLTVTLRPNVKWSNGTPLTPADVVFSFDILKKFPALDTNGIWTHLTSVTAEGNQIVFQFKQPDVPFAYFILGQTYIVPEKIWSQFSNPATVTNQKPVGSGPYLATNFTPEVYTYEANPLYWGGEPKVHTLKYLDYSGNESATLALASNKIDWTDLFVPNINKVFVSKDPQYNHYWFSTGGTLFLYPNLANPLLSNLAVREAISAAINRPQLTNVGEYGYEPPATPTGLVLPPEKTWIDPQLPAQDTHFTFSPAKAVKILENAGYKRNAQGIFTAPNGTPLSFTIQVPAGWTDWDTDCSLMAQDLKQVGINATVEQLSFGAYYSDITTGHYQLAMSWSNMGPTPYYLYKSLLAPKNPGNFEGWSNPVTTAALTQYRTSSNPAVQRQAIYTLEKAVAANLPAIPLIYGATWYEYRTQYFTGWPSASNPYAQPAPYNYPAEAIVLTHLTPRS from the coding sequence ATGAAAATTGTCGGATTATTACGTCGCGGCTGGCTGCCCTCCACGGTAGCCCTGGCTTCGGCAGCCGTGTTAGCGGGTTGCGGGCAATCCGGAACCACCACCGCCGCGAGCAATGCCCCCCAACATGCGTTGCAAGTGATTCCCGGGTTGAACGGCGCGTTTCAGGATAACTTCAACCCCTATTCGGGTAGTGCCTTGAGCGGGACCTTAGGGCTAATTTACCAACCGCTTTTTTACTTTAATCTTGTCGGCACCCAGGTTTACCCGCTCATCGGCAAATCCTATCAATGGAGCAACAACAACCAAACGTTGACGGTCACCCTACGGCCGAACGTCAAATGGTCCAACGGCACCCCGCTGACGCCGGCTGACGTCGTTTTCAGCTTTGACATCTTGAAAAAGTTTCCGGCATTAGACACCAACGGTATTTGGACCCACCTCACCAGCGTTACGGCCGAAGGCAACCAAATCGTCTTCCAATTCAAGCAACCGGACGTTCCGTTTGCCTATTTCATTCTCGGACAGACGTATATTGTCCCCGAAAAAATCTGGAGCCAGTTTAGCAATCCGGCCACGGTGACCAATCAAAAGCCCGTCGGCAGCGGTCCCTACTTGGCGACCAATTTCACGCCGGAGGTCTACACCTATGAAGCCAATCCCCTTTATTGGGGCGGCGAGCCCAAGGTGCATACCCTCAAATATCTGGATTACAGCGGTAACGAAAGTGCCACGTTAGCGTTGGCCAGCAATAAAATCGACTGGACCGACCTCTTTGTTCCCAATATTAATAAAGTGTTTGTGAGCAAAGATCCCCAGTACAACCATTATTGGTTTTCCACCGGCGGCACATTATTCTTGTATCCGAACCTGGCGAATCCCCTGTTATCGAATCTGGCAGTGCGTGAAGCGATTAGCGCAGCCATCAACCGACCGCAGTTGACCAATGTCGGCGAGTACGGCTATGAACCCCCCGCCACTCCGACCGGATTGGTCTTACCGCCGGAAAAAACCTGGATTGATCCGCAATTGCCGGCTCAGGACACTCATTTTACCTTCAGTCCGGCTAAAGCGGTCAAGATTCTGGAAAACGCAGGATATAAGCGAAATGCCCAGGGCATCTTTACCGCACCCAACGGGACCCCGCTGTCCTTTACCATCCAAGTACCCGCCGGCTGGACCGACTGGGACACCGACTGTTCTTTGATGGCGCAAGACTTAAAGCAAGTCGGGATTAACGCGACGGTGGAACAACTCAGCTTCGGCGCCTATTACTCGGACATTACCACCGGCCATTATCAATTAGCGATGTCCTGGAGCAATATGGGGCCCACTCCCTATTACCTCTATAAGAGCCTCCTGGCTCCCAAAAACCCCGGCAACTTTGAAGGCTGGTCAAACCCGGTCACGACCGCGGCACTCACCCAGTATCGTACGTCCAGTAATCCGGCGGTCCAACGGCAAGCCATCTATACTCTGGAGAAAGCCGTGGCCGCCAACTTACCGGCCATCCCGCTGATTTACGGGGCAACCTGGTATGAATATCGCACCCAATACTTTACGGGCTGGCCCTCCGCCTCCAATCCATACGCCCAACCGGCCCCGTACAATTATCCGGCGGAAGCGATTGTCCTGACCCATCTGACCCCACGGTCATAA